The following coding sequences are from one Leptolyngbya sp. NIES-3755 window:
- a CDS encoding glucose dehydrogenase-B (similar to AA sequence:cyanobase_aa:LBDG_11010): MNSIKWIVLGLGSAAIGLSMSACSLAPANTATTSTNTTPASTESPTQVASAPQGYRKVELVQRIESPWGMAWLPDGRLLISGKLGKLQVVQDGKLLPTTIAGVPPVMSQGQGGLMDVSIHPRFAENRLIYLTYSHGTPDANRTRVARAVLDGNTLRDLKVIFEVNQAKSGTQHFGSRIAWLPDNTMLVSIGDGGNPPVSLNGELIRKQAQNLNSRLGKVVRLNDDGSVPRDNPFVNKPNADPAVWSYGHRNIQGLAVDPTSKRVWASEHGSKGGDELNLVAAGQNYGWPVVTHSKEYWGDEITQERSRPGMVDPKIVWTPATAPGGLLFYTGDRFPAWRGNLFSSGMVSRDIKRIELDAQGNVRRQEAIKIGQRVRDVSQGPDGLIYFITDDGILWRLEPT; encoded by the coding sequence ATGAATTCAATCAAATGGATTGTGCTTGGACTGGGAAGCGCAGCGATCGGGCTATCAATGTCCGCTTGTTCGCTTGCACCTGCAAATACAGCGACGACTTCAACGAATACAACTCCTGCTTCGACTGAATCTCCCACTCAGGTCGCTTCAGCACCCCAAGGCTATCGAAAAGTTGAGCTTGTTCAAAGAATCGAAAGCCCGTGGGGAATGGCATGGCTCCCGGATGGAAGATTATTAATTTCAGGCAAATTAGGCAAACTCCAAGTCGTGCAGGATGGCAAACTTCTGCCAACCACGATCGCAGGTGTGCCGCCTGTCATGTCTCAAGGTCAAGGGGGCTTGATGGATGTGTCGATTCATCCTCGGTTTGCTGAAAATCGATTGATCTATCTAACGTATTCGCATGGTACACCCGACGCGAATCGAACCCGTGTTGCTAGAGCCGTTCTCGACGGGAATACTTTACGCGATTTGAAGGTCATCTTTGAAGTGAATCAAGCCAAATCTGGGACACAACATTTTGGCTCTCGGATTGCTTGGTTGCCGGATAACACGATGCTGGTGTCGATCGGGGATGGGGGGAATCCTCCGGTGTCGCTGAACGGAGAGTTAATTCGCAAACAAGCTCAGAATCTCAACAGTCGTTTAGGGAAAGTCGTGCGCCTAAATGATGATGGTTCTGTACCGCGTGACAATCCGTTTGTGAACAAGCCGAATGCTGATCCAGCCGTTTGGAGCTATGGGCATCGGAACATTCAAGGATTGGCAGTTGATCCGACCAGCAAGCGAGTCTGGGCATCGGAACATGGGTCAAAAGGTGGCGATGAATTGAACTTGGTGGCAGCGGGTCAGAACTATGGATGGCCCGTCGTCACGCATAGTAAAGAGTACTGGGGCGATGAGATCACTCAAGAGCGATCGCGTCCTGGAATGGTTGATCCCAAAATTGTCTGGACTCCCGCAACGGCTCCAGGTGGCTTGTTGTTTTACACCGGCGATCGCTTTCCCGCTTGGAGAGGCAACTTATTCTCTTCGGGCATGGTTTCTCGCGATATCAAACGGATTGAATTGGATGCACAAGGCAATGTTCGGAGGCAAGAGGCGATCAAGATTGGACAACGGGTGCGCGATGTCTCACAAGGTCCGGATGGCTTAATCTACTTCATCACCGATGATGGAATTTTGTGGAGACTGGAGCCAACCTAA
- a CDS encoding pyrroloquinoline quinone biosynthesis protein B (ab initio prediction:Prodigal:2.6;~similar to AA sequence:cyanobase_aa:RPA1947) — translation MIVRILGAAAGGGFPQWNCRCRSCEASRSNNAKSLTQSSIAIRSHSGDWFLINASPDVRQQIESMRSQNCFEEQDQRSIPFAGIFLTDPEIDHTTGLILLRESSQPLKIYSPVAVKSALTTGYPLFSTLQNYCGVEWLPIEEFHSPELEIEAFALSTKPPKYMQATTEQVWGVGLTIRDRITGGVLTYTPGLAALDQTMQQRFESSDCILIDGTFWTNDELPSMGVGTRSALQMGHLPLSGEDGSLKKLEPLSTRKILVHINNTNPIHIPDSPERRTVEAQNVEIGYDGLMFTL, via the coding sequence ATGATCGTGAGAATTTTGGGAGCGGCGGCGGGTGGCGGCTTTCCGCAGTGGAATTGTCGCTGTCGAAGCTGTGAAGCGAGTCGATCGAACAATGCAAAGTCATTGACCCAATCCTCGATCGCCATTCGATCGCACAGTGGAGATTGGTTTTTGATCAATGCGTCGCCAGATGTCCGTCAGCAAATTGAATCGATGCGATCGCAGAATTGTTTTGAGGAGCAAGATCAGCGATCGATTCCGTTTGCTGGAATTTTTCTCACTGATCCTGAGATTGATCACACGACAGGCTTGATTCTGCTGCGAGAATCTTCGCAACCGTTGAAAATCTATAGTCCTGTTGCGGTTAAGTCAGCGTTAACGACAGGCTATCCATTGTTCTCAACATTGCAAAATTATTGTGGTGTCGAGTGGTTGCCGATTGAAGAATTTCATTCACCTGAGTTAGAGATAGAGGCTTTTGCACTTTCGACGAAGCCACCAAAATATATGCAGGCAACCACAGAACAAGTTTGGGGAGTCGGATTAACGATTCGCGATCGCATCACAGGCGGCGTTCTAACTTATACGCCCGGACTCGCTGCCCTTGATCAAACGATGCAACAACGATTTGAATCGAGTGATTGTATTTTGATCGATGGCACATTCTGGACAAACGATGAATTGCCTTCAATGGGTGTAGGAACGCGATCGGCGCTTCAAATGGGACATTTACCTTTGTCTGGAGAAGATGGCAGTTTGAAAAAGCTCGAACCGTTATCTACTCGCAAAATTCTCGTTCACATCAATAACACTAATCCAATTCACATTCCTGATTCTCCAGAGCGTCGAACTGTTGAAGCTCAGAATGTTGAGATTGGCTATGACGGCTTAATGTTCACGCTCTAA
- a CDS encoding pyrroloquinoline quinone biosynthesis protein C (ab initio prediction:Prodigal:2.6;~similar to AA sequence:cyanobase_aa:RPA1948), whose amino-acid sequence MLTSPQVIPERWSPEAFENELRQQHRRYHHLHPFHQRMNAGELSPEEVRRWVINRFYYQRSIPLKDAAILSNCPDHEVRREWIQRIIDHDGRAVGEGGIEAWLRLGEAVGLSRDRLLNDQEVLPGVRYAVDAYVNFCKTKPWIEAIASSLTELFGPDAIRDRLVSLEKYYPWIDPKGFDYFRVRLHQAPQDARYALNLVLQHCQTLEMQQKAVQALTFKCDLLWSQLEAIDRGDTRPGVQHERE is encoded by the coding sequence ATGCTCACTTCGCCCCAAGTTATCCCGGAACGCTGGTCGCCTGAAGCTTTCGAGAATGAGCTTCGTCAGCAACATCGTCGTTATCATCATTTGCATCCGTTTCATCAGCGAATGAATGCAGGAGAACTATCACCTGAAGAAGTTCGACGTTGGGTGATCAATCGATTTTACTATCAGCGCAGTATTCCACTAAAAGATGCAGCAATCTTATCGAACTGTCCAGATCATGAAGTGCGACGCGAATGGATTCAGCGGATTATTGATCATGATGGTCGCGCAGTTGGAGAAGGCGGAATCGAAGCTTGGTTGCGATTAGGAGAAGCCGTTGGACTGTCACGCGATCGACTTTTAAATGATCAAGAAGTCCTACCTGGTGTGCGTTACGCGGTCGATGCTTATGTGAATTTCTGCAAAACGAAGCCGTGGATTGAAGCGATCGCATCTTCACTCACTGAACTATTCGGACCGGATGCAATTCGCGATCGCTTAGTGTCTCTCGAAAAGTACTATCCCTGGATTGATCCAAAAGGTTTCGATTATTTCCGTGTTCGACTCCATCAAGCTCCTCAAGATGCTCGATACGCGCTGAATCTAGTCTTACAACATTGTCAAACACTGGAAATGCAGCAAAAAGCAGTACAAGCATTAACCTTTAAATGCGATTTGCTGTGGAGTCAATTAGAAGCCATCGATCGAGGGGATACTCGTCCAGGAGTACAACATGAACGCGAATAG
- a CDS encoding coenzyme PQQ synthesis protein D (ab initio prediction:Prodigal:2.6;~protein motif:HAMAP:MF_00655) produces MNANSSPYLACGVRLFWDEVRQQHFLLFPEGAIALNRTALAILERCDRQHTISEIIAELTAQFDQMVESDVYQLIDRISQRGLLNE; encoded by the coding sequence ATGAACGCGAATAGTTCACCGTATCTTGCTTGTGGTGTGCGCCTCTTTTGGGACGAAGTTCGACAACAGCACTTTTTACTCTTTCCAGAAGGTGCGATCGCGCTGAATCGAACGGCTTTAGCAATCTTAGAACGCTGCGATCGACAACATACGATCAGTGAAATTATTGCAGAACTCACGGCACAGTTTGATCAAATGGTTGAATCAGATGTGTATCAACTTATCGATCGTATTTCACAGCGAGGATTACTAAATGAATGA
- a CDS encoding putative pyrroloquinoline quinone biosynthesis protein E (ab initio prediction:Prodigal:2.6;~similar to AA sequence:cyanobase_aa:RPA1950): protein MNEIPRPFTLVAELTYRCPLRCPYCSNPMNWSEYRQELSTEDWVRVIRQARQAGVLQLGLTGGEPLLRDDVEILVETAAELGLYTTLVTAGTLFTSERATKLKSLGLDHVQISIQDSDLQNNDRIAGTRSFEQKLIAARLAKELGFPLTLNFVLHRQNLDRIEEMLLLAEELNVDRVELANTQYYGWALHNRTALLPTREQLTHAEQVVKAAQQRGKIPMGILYVIPDYYAQYPKPCMGGWGNRTLIVTPTGEGLPCQAAMGIPGLEFGNVREHSLDWIWFEAPGMNRFRGADWMPEPCQSCDRKNIDWGGCRCQAFLLTQNAEATDPVCYLSPDRAQIQSALEQVPEQVEPFAYRDRQAV from the coding sequence ATGAATGAGATCCCCCGCCCATTTACTTTAGTTGCCGAGCTAACTTATCGCTGCCCGTTGCGTTGTCCGTATTGCTCGAATCCGATGAACTGGAGCGAATATCGGCAAGAACTTTCAACTGAAGATTGGGTACGAGTGATTCGGCAAGCTCGACAGGCGGGCGTTTTGCAATTGGGACTAACCGGCGGAGAACCTTTGCTTCGAGATGACGTAGAAATCTTAGTCGAGACTGCGGCAGAACTAGGACTTTATACGACGTTAGTAACTGCTGGAACATTGTTCACTTCAGAACGAGCAACAAAGTTAAAATCTCTAGGATTAGATCATGTTCAAATCAGCATTCAGGATAGTGACTTGCAGAACAACGATCGCATTGCTGGAACTCGATCGTTTGAGCAAAAACTCATCGCCGCTCGATTAGCAAAAGAGCTAGGATTTCCGCTGACTTTGAACTTTGTATTGCATCGTCAGAACCTCGATCGTATTGAAGAAATGCTGTTACTGGCAGAAGAACTCAATGTCGATCGAGTTGAACTTGCAAATACTCAATACTATGGATGGGCATTGCACAATCGAACTGCACTGTTACCGACTCGCGAACAGTTAACTCATGCAGAGCAAGTGGTAAAAGCGGCTCAACAACGCGGCAAAATCCCGATGGGAATTCTCTATGTGATTCCAGACTATTACGCTCAGTATCCTAAGCCTTGTATGGGAGGTTGGGGCAATCGAACGCTGATTGTTACTCCCACGGGTGAAGGTTTACCCTGTCAAGCTGCAATGGGAATTCCCGGTCTTGAATTTGGTAATGTTCGAGAGCATTCGCTGGATTGGATTTGGTTTGAAGCACCGGGAATGAATCGATTTCGGGGGGCAGATTGGATGCCGGAACCTTGTCAAAGTTGCGATCGCAAAAACATCGATTGGGGTGGCTGTCGATGTCAGGCATTTCTGCTCACTCAAAATGCAGAAGCCACTGATCCGGTGTGTTATCTCTCTCCCGATCGCGCTCAGATTCAATCCGCATTAGAGCAAGTGCCTGAGCAAGTAGAACCGTTTGCTTACCGCGATCGACAAGCAGTTTAG